The DNA window AATCTTCTCGACTGGCATCGCGCCACGCTGCTGCACAAGTGCGCCGGCCTTGATGCCGAACAACTGGCGCGGGCGCCATTGGCCTTCACGAACCTGTCGCTCCTCGGTCTGCTCCGGCACATGGCCAAGGTGGAGCGCACCTGGTTCCGAATGCTGTTCCGCGGCGAACCGTTGGAGGCGCTCTACTCCACGGCGGATTGGCGCGACGGCGACTTCGAGGGCACCGACCCGGCGAGCGCTCAAGCGGACTACGCCGTACTGATCGAGGAGACAGAACTCGCCCGCAAGGCCGTGGCCACGGCCTCGATGGACGACACCTTCACGTTTCCCGACGAGGACGTGGCGTCGCTGCGCTACGTCTACCTGCAGATGATCGCTGAGTACGCCCGCCACAACGGGCATGCCGACATGCTGCGACAAGCCATCGACGGAGCGAAGGGCGTCTGAGGTTCCCGAGCGGTGGCGGCTGATTCCGCGGGGCCCTGCGAGCTGCCCCGTGCAGTACTGTCCGTGGTGTGGCCATGTTCCTCGTCCTGCTTCGGCGATCCGGCCCGCGGTGGGACCCGGCACGGCCCATGGAAGAGCAGTCCGACTGGCCCGCCCACTCGGCGTTCATGGACGAGCTGCTGAATGCGGGCTTCGTCGTCCTGGGCGGGCCGCTGGCGGACGAGCACAGGGTGGTGCTCGTCGTCGACGCCGAGTCTGAAGACGTCGTCCGCGCTGCCCTCGCCCGCGATCCGTGGAGCGAGACGCATCTCCAGGTCGACAGTGTGCAGCCGTGGACGATCCGGCTCGACGGAAGGCGTGGCTAGCAGGCGCCTGACGCCGCGCCGCGCGGCTCAGCCGAGCTTTTTGCGCAGGGTCTCGAATGCGAGATCCGGTCGCAGGGGCACGCCGAACCGCTCGTCGCCGTACGGGAACGGGCTCAGCTCGCCGGTGCGGACGTAGCCGCGCCGCTCGTACCAGGCGATCAGGTCCTCCCGCTGCGTGATCACGGTCATCCGCATCTCGCCGCTGTGCCACCGCTCCCGCGCGTGCCGCTCGGCCTCGGCCAGCAGGTCCCGGCCCAGCCCGCCGCCCTGCCGTCCCGGGGCCACCGCGAACATGCCGAAGTAGACGTGGTCATCGCGACGCTCCAGGTGGCAGCAGGCCACGATCTCCGTGCCGTCCTCAACCACCAGGACCGTCCCGGCCGGGCTCGACACCGCCTCGGCCACCATGTCCGGGTCGGTCCGCTGCCCCGCGAGCAGGTCGGCCTCGGTGGTCCAGCCCGCCCGGCTGCGCTCCCCGCGGTACGCCGACTCGACCAGGTCGACGAGGGCGGCCACGTCGGCGGGACGGGCGGGGCGGACGCTACGCGGGCTGGTCATCGGCGGTCTCCACGATCACGACGGGTCACCGGGCCAGCGTACGCAGCCCGTGGACGAGGGCGGATCCACGGGGCGGCCCGACGGCGTGCGGCATGGTTGACTGCCGGCATGGAGCTGCACGTCGGTCGGCTCGAGCTGTCCGCCACCCTGGGCCTCCCGGCCGGGCCGCTCCGGGGCGGCCTGGTGGTGCTGCACGGATCGCACGCCGACCGGCGGTCGTACTTCCTGTACGAGCACCTGGCCCGGCTGCTGCCTCCGGCCGGGATCGCGGTGCTGCGGTACGACCGGCGTCCCCGGGTGGACGGGCACGACGTGCCGCTGGCCGGGCAGGCCGACGACGCGGCGGCGGCCCTGGACGTGCTCCGCGGGCACGTCGGGGACGTTCCGGTCGGGTTGTGGGGTTTCAGCCAGGGCGCGTGGACGGCGGCCCTCACCGCCACCCGACACCCGGTCGATTTCCTCGTGCTGGTCGGATGCAGCGGGGTGAGCCCCGCCGCGCAGATGCGCTACGGCACCGCCGAGCAGTTGCGCCGGCACGGGTACGGCACGGCCGACCTCGCCGAACTGGACCGGTTGCGCGGGGTCGCGGAGGGGTTCCTGCGCGGCGAGGTGCCCCGGGCCACCGCCCAGGCGGAGCTGGACGTCGCCGTGCGGCGACCCTGGTTCCCGCTCACATACCTGCCCCGCGAGCTGCCCGACACCCCGGGCAGTTGGGCCGACATGGATTTCGACCCCGAGCCGGTCCTGGCGAAGCTGTCCGGTCCGGTGCTGCTCTGCTACGGCGAGACCGACGGTTGGACCCCCATCGAGGAGAGCCTGGCCGTGTGGCGACGCGCCGCACGCGACGCGGAGCTGACCGTGGCCCGGTTGGCCGGCTGCGACCATGCGCCCACCCTCGACGGACGCGACGACCTGGCCGGCGTCAGCCCGGACTACGAGCGGGTCCTGCTGGACTGGCTCGGTGGTCGGCTGCCGGAGCGCCGGGCCGTGCGGTGACGGCCCGGTGCCCAGCCGGTCAGCGCTGCTTCTGCTGACAGGGCACGCAGAAGCGGGCGTGCGGCACCACCTCCAGGCGCTCCACCGGGATCGGCGTGGCGCACCGCTCGCACTGGCCGTAGCCGCCGTCGGCCATCCGGCGCAGCGCGTCGCCGATCTCCCCCAGGCTCTGCCGGGTGGCCGCGATCAGCGCGGCGCGGGTGTGCGCCTCGCCCGGGTCGCCGGTGTCCGCGGTGAGTTCGGTCAACCGGGCCGTCTGCGCCGCGAAGTCGTCGGTCAGCGTGGCCCGCAACCGGGTGAGTCGGTCGTCGTGCAGGTCGGTGCCCATCTGGATCCCCTTCCAGGAAAAAGAAAAAGGCCGAAGCCGGATGGCTTCGCCCTGGGTGGCCGTACGCGGATGAAGGGGGATCCGGGTGGGCCACGGTCGGTGGGGATCGGGCTCGGGAGGCCGTGGATGGGCGCGACGGAACGGCTGCCCGCCGGACGGGCGGGCACGGTCTCGGGACGCCGGCGGCGGGCAGCAGCGAACGCCGCCGTGGTGACGGCGGTCGCGGACAGCCCGACCGGGTACATCCGCCCACCATAGGCCAGCCCACACGGTTCGCCAACGACTTTGCCGACTGCTTCCGCCCTGCGCGCGCATCCTGCCGGAGCAGCCGTTCGGCCGGTCTCCGCCGCCGATCATGCCGCGCGCCGGACCCTCCGGTCGGACGGGATGTCCGGCCACCGACAGGCCCGTTCCCGGGCACCCGCGAGCTGCGGTATTCGAGAGGTGTCCCTCCGCCCACACCCCGACAGAGCGGAGCGCCGACGTGTGGATCACCACGGGAACAGCGCCGGAGGCCGTACCCCCACACCGGGCCGGCTGGCGGCTGCGGCTGCTCGGCCGCTTCGCGCTCGACCAGGACGGCGAGCCGGTCGCCCTGCCGGCGACCGCGCAGCGGCTGGTGGCCTTCCTGGCCGTGCGCGGCGCGTCGGACCGGGCGCGCACCGCCTGGTCGATGTGGGCGAACAAGCCCGAGGAACGGGCCTCGGCGGACCTGCGGACGGCGCTGTGGCGGCTGCGCAAGGCCGCGCCCGGCCTGCTCACCGACTCCACCGGCGCGCTCGCGCTGACCGGCGGGGTGACGGTGGACACCCGCTGTCTCGCCGGCCGGGGTCCGATCGACCCGGCGTTCCTGCGCCGGTACGCCGCCGACGGCTGCCCCGACCTGCTCCCCGGCTGGTACGACGACTGGGTGCTCATGCACCGGGAGCTGCTGCGGCACCGGGCCCTGCGGGCGCTGGAGGACGCCGCCGGGGCGGCGATCCGGGCCGGTGACCCGGCCGCCGGGCTGGGCTGGGCGCTGGAGGCGGTCGCCGCGGACCCGCTGCGGGAGAGCGGCCACCGGCTGGTGCTCACCGCGCTGCTGGCCGACGGGAACGTCAGCGACGCGCTGCGCCACGCCGACCTGGTGGTCCGCCTGCTCGCCGAGCAGCTGGGGGTGCGGCCGTCGGCTCAGCTCATGGCGCTGATCGAGGAGGCGGGCTCCCGGTCGGCCGTGGCCGCCGGCCGGGCGCGCGGGTAGGCGTCCAGCAGCTCGTCCAGGCAGGGATCGGGTTCCATGTCCAGCTCCCGGGCCAGCAGCCGGCGGTAGGTGTCCAGGCCGCGCCGGCCCTCCACCCAGTTCCCCTCGGCCAGGTGCGCCTCCAGCAGCACCCGCTGGGCGCTCTCCCGCAGCGGCTCCGCGCCGGCGGCGGTCAGCGCCACCTCGACGGCCTCGGCGCAGCGGCCCGTGGTGAGGAGGTGCCGGCTCATCGCCTCCATCCCGTGCAGCACCCGCTGGCGGACCCGCTCCCGTTCGGTGAGCACCCAGTCGTCGTACCAGCCGGGGAGCAGGTCGAACAGGATCCCGCCGGTGGGCAGCGCGGACAGGTCGGCGCCGGCCGGGCGGCCCGCGATCAGCCGGCCGGCCCAGGCGGTGACGAGGTCGATGTCGACCAGCACGCCGGGCCGGAACGCCAGGTGGTGCCGGTCCACCCCGATCAGCCCGACGTGCGCCTGGTTGAGCCGCCACAGCGCCGAACGCAGGTTGCCGGCCGCGCGCGCGTCCGGGGCGTCCGGCCAGAGGGTGGCCGCGGCGTGGCCGCGGTCGAGGCGGCGGCGGTGCAGGGCGACGTAGACGAGCAGCCGCTTGCTGCCCTCGGGCACGTCGTACCAGCGGGAACCGTGACTGACCCGGACGTCGCCGAGCAGCCGCAGCACCGGACCGGACCCGGCCGGCTGGTCGGCCACGAGGGCGTCGACGAAGTCGGCGGTCATCCGGGACCTCCCTGCGCCGCGGGCCTGGTCCCGGCAGGGTAGAACGCGGTGCGTCACCCCGGCGTCACATCGCGGCGGCCCTCACGGGGTGACGTCCCGGCCGACGAGGATGTCCAGCCGGGCCGGTTCGGCGGTGTCGTTGGTGAAGGTCAGGCTCGCCGGGTCCGCGCCGAGCAGCCGGGCCGCCCCGGCACCGAGGAAGGCGTGCGCGCCGTCGAGCGCGATCGCCGTGCCGTCGATCTCGTACGACAGGTCGGCGCTGGGCGTGGCCGGCACGATCAGCACCATGCCGACCCGCTCGGTGCCGGCGGGCACCAGGTCCACCTGCTGGCTCTCCCCGGCCGCGATCTCGACCGAGACCTTGTCGTACGCCTCGACGTCGACGACGCCGGTGGCCGCGATCTGCGGGCCGTGGGCCACGCGGACCTGGAGGCTCCAGTTGATCTTCTCGGTCATGTGCCTTCCCTGGGTCGGGCGGTGGGCGTCACCGCGCTCGGTGACCGGCGAGGATCTCCACCAGTCGGCTGCGCACCACCTCGACGACCGCGTCCGGCGAGGTCACCGCCCGGCTCTCCGACCGGCCGCCGACCAGGTCGACGCAGCTCGTCACCAGGGCGCGGAAGGCCAGCTCGTCGGGCCCGTCCTCGAACCACACCCGGACGACCACCACCCCACCGCGGTCGGGGTCAACGGCTGTCACGGGAGCGCCTCCGGACGGGGGTTGGTGCGTGGGCTCGCCCAGCCTGCGGCCTGCTCGTCACCGGCGCGTCGCCCGCCGCGTCACCGGGACAGCTGCCCGGGGGGATCCCAGGCAGAAGCCCGGGGCCCGCCGATCGTCACTTCTGCCGGTACGCCGTCCAGACCGCGAGGCTGAGCCCGACGGCGCCGGCGAAGGCCATGCCGCCACGGAGGATGGCGTCGGCCAGCTGGTGGGTGCTGAGCCAGACGATGAACCCCGTCCAGCTGGCCACCAGCAACGCGGCCAGGAAGACCACGGCGAGCGACATGGCCCTGGTGCCACCCGGGTCGGCGGGCGGCTGCGGCGACGGCGCCGCAGGCAGTACGGTCATGGCTGTCGTCGCTCCTCTCCGGACCCATCGCGTCATGGGTCACCTCCGTCGTCAGCCTAGGCCCGGCGGCGCGTCGACCCCGTCGACGGCAACAGCTCCGGGTACTGCGCCCGGCCTCCGCCTGCGAGTTCACACCGGCCGGGCGGGGTAGCCGGCAGTCGAGCTGGTGAGTCCGCCGGGCATTCCTCGGCTGGACCCAGCTTCGCCCCGTCCTCGAACGTGGTTGACCCGGAAACGTCCGCAGCCGCTGCGTGCGGTCACCGAGTCCACCAGGAACGGCATGTCGTCCGTGACGATCTGGCTCATCCTTTCCCGGGCCGACACGGCCGGGTGACGGCGCGGTGACGGGCGGGCGGCACAGTCGCGCCAGCGGCGTACGGCACGCCTGCGGAGTCGAGGAGTCGTCATGGCGGCAACGCTCAGCCATCCCGGCGTGTACATCCAGGAGATACCCGGCGGCAGTCGCACCATCACCGGCGTCGCCACGGCCGTGGCCGCGTTCGTCGGGCGGGCGCTGCGCGGCCCGGTCGACGTGCCGGTGGCCATCTCCTCGTACGCGGAGTTCGAGCGCACCTTCGGCGGCCTGTGGCGGGACAGCGGCCTCGGCTACGCGGTGCGCGACTTCTACCTCAACGGCGGCAACCAGGCCGTGATCGTCCGGCTGGCCCGCGACGCCACCAGCGCGCAGCTCGACCTCAACGGGGCGCTGACCCTCGAAGCGGTGGGACCGGGCGGCTGGGGCAACGGGCTGCACGCCGAGGTGACCCACGCGAGCGGCGAGGAGGCCACCACGGTCGCCGACCAGCAGGGGGTGGACGCCGACGAACTGTTCCACCTGACCGTGCGGGAGGGCCCGGCGGAGAACCCGGTGCTGATCGAGACGTACCCGAACGTGACCCTGGTGGACGGGCCGCGCCGGGTGGACACCGTGCTGGCCGCGTCCCGGCTGGTCCGCGTCGGCGCGGCGCCCGCGCTGCCCGGCACGGGCCGCCCCGACGCGGGCGGCTACGACGTGGACACCGCCGACCCGGCCGCCACCGGCACCGACGGCACCCACCTGACCGCCGCGGAGTACAGCGACGGCGGCGCGCTGGAGGGCACCAAGCAGGGCATCTACGCGCTGCGCGACGCCGACCTGTTCACCCTGCTCTGCCTGCCGCCGTCGGTGCCCGACCAGGCCCTCGACGACACCGTGTGGGCCGACGCGCTGGACTTCTGCGTACGCCAGCGGGCCTTCCTGCTGGTCGACCCGCCGCCCACCGAGACCGCCGACACGATCCGGACCTGGCTCGGCGCGCGGGGGCTGACCGCCAACGGCCGCAACGGCGCCCTCTACTTCCCCCGGGTCCGCCGGCCCGACCCGCTGCGCGACGGCGCGGTCCGCGAGTTCGCGCCCTGCGGCGCGGTCGCCGGCGTGATGGCCCGCACCGACGCGGCGCGCGGGGTGTGGAAGGCGCCCGCCGGCGTCGAGGCGGCCCTCGCGGGGGTGACCGGGCCGGCGCTCGCGCTCACCGACGGCGAGAACGGCGCCCTCAACCCGTACGCGGTGAACTGCCTGCGCACCTTCCGGGCCACCGGCACGCTGGTCTGGGGCGCGCGGACGCTGCGCGGCGCGGACCTGCTCGCCGACGAGTACCGGTACGTGCCGGTGCGGCGGCTGGCGCTCTTCCTGGAGGAGACGCTGGTGCGGGCCACCCAGTGGGTGGTGTTCGAGCCCAACGACGAGCCGCTGTGGGCGCAGGTCCGGGCGTCGATCGGCGGGTTCCTCCAGGACCTGTTCCGGCAGGGCGCCTTCCAGGGCCGCACCCCGCGGGAGGCGTACTTCGTCAAGTGCGACAGCGAGACCACCACGCAGTACGACATCGACCGGGGGGTGCTGAACATCCTGGTCGGCTTCGCGGCCGTCAAGCCAGCCGAGTTCGTGGTGATCGGCATCCAGCAGCGGACCGCGGCCGCGGCGACCTAGGAGGGGCGGGCATGGCCGAGTTCACGGTCAACGCGCAGCGCTTCGACCCGTACAAGAACTTCAAGTTCCGGGCGAAGTGGGACGGGCGATACGTCGCCGGGATCAGCAAGATCGGCACGCTGAAGCGGAGCACCGAGGTGGTCACCCACCGGCACGGCGGCGACCCCAGCAGCAGCCGCAAGTCGCCGGGGCGCACCGAGTACGACGCGATCGTGCTGGAGCGCGGCGTCACCCACGACCCGGACTTCGAGCAGTGGGCCAACAAGGTGTGGAACTACGGCTCCGGGCTGGGCGCGGAGACGTCCCTGGCGGACTTCCGCAAGGACATCATCATCGAGATGTACAACGAGGCCGGGCAGCTGGTCATCGCGTACAAGGTCTACCGATGCTGGGTGTCCGAGTGGGTCGCGCTGCCCGAACTGGACGCGAACGCCAACGCCGTGGCCATCCAGAGCATCAAGCTGGAGAACGAGGGCTGGGAACGCGACTACACGGTGGCCGAGCCCGCCGAGCCGTCCTTCGTCGAACCCTGACCGCGATGACCACGCTGGACGACCCCGGCCGGCTGCTGGCGGTCTGGGAGGCCGCCGCGACCGCCCCGCCGGCCGCCCGCGGCCCGGTGCTGCTGCACGCCGCCGGGCTCCTCCCCGACCTCGACGCCGCCCTGGACCTGCCGGTCGGGACGGTCGCCGCGCTCGCCGCCCGGCTGAGCGTCGACAGCTTCGGCGATCCGGTCGACGCCGTGCTCACCTGCGGCTGCGGCGAGGTCCTCGACGTGGCGCTGCCCCTGGAGCCGGTCGCCGGGCTCCCGGCCGGGGTCACCGGAACGGTCGCCGGCGGCGCGCTGCGGGTCCGCGCCCCCACCGCCCGGGACCTGCTGGCCGCCGGGCGGTCCGGCGACCCGCTGGGCACGCTGCTGGCCCGCTGCGTCCGCGACGCGGCCGACCGGCCCGTCGCCCCCGCGGAGCTGACCGCCGACCAGCGCCGGGCCGTCGACGCCGCCGCCGAGGAGCTGGCCGGCGCGGCGGCCGTGGTGCTGCGGACCCGCTGCCCCGGCTGCGGGGAGACCGTGGTCGCCGCGCTGGACGTGGCCGAGCTGCTGTGCGAGCGGGTCGCCGGTCGCGCCCCGGCCGTGCTGGCCGAGGTGGCCACCCTGGCCGCCGCCTACGGCTGGGCCGAGGCCGACATCCTCGGCCTGCCCGCCGGGCGGCGGCGCGCGTACCTGGCCCTCGCGGCGAGGCGGGCGGTGTGAGCGGCGACGGTGGGTTCTTCGCCCGGATGGCGCAGCGCGCCACCGGCCGGGAGCCCCTGGTCCGCCTCCGCGCCCCGCAGCCCTTCGAGGCCACGTTCCCCGACCCGCCCGTCGACGCGCCGGCCGACGTGGGTCCGACCGCGCCGGGGCCGACGCCGGCCCGGCGCATCCCCGACCGGCCGGCCGCGCTGCCTCTCCCACCCCCCG is part of the Micromonospora halotolerans genome and encodes:
- a CDS encoding AfsR/SARP family transcriptional regulator, with protein sequence MTADFVDALVADQPAGSGPVLRLLGDVRVSHGSRWYDVPEGSKRLLVYVALHRRRLDRGHAAATLWPDAPDARAAGNLRSALWRLNQAHVGLIGVDRHHLAFRPGVLVDIDLVTAWAGRLIAGRPAGADLSALPTGGILFDLLPGWYDDWVLTERERVRQRVLHGMEAMSRHLLTTGRCAEAVEVALTAAGAEPLRESAQRVLLEAHLAEGNWVEGRRGLDTYRRLLARELDMEPDPCLDELLDAYPRARPAATADREPASSISAMS
- a CDS encoding alpha/beta hydrolase family protein, which codes for MELHVGRLELSATLGLPAGPLRGGLVVLHGSHADRRSYFLYEHLARLLPPAGIAVLRYDRRPRVDGHDVPLAGQADDAAAALDVLRGHVGDVPVGLWGFSQGAWTAALTATRHPVDFLVLVGCSGVSPAAQMRYGTAEQLRRHGYGTADLAELDRLRGVAEGFLRGEVPRATAQAELDVAVRRPWFPLTYLPRELPDTPGSWADMDFDPEPVLAKLSGPVLLCYGETDGWTPIEESLAVWRRAARDAELTVARLAGCDHAPTLDGRDDLAGVSPDYERVLLDWLGGRLPERRAVR
- a CDS encoding phage tail protein — encoded protein: MAEFTVNAQRFDPYKNFKFRAKWDGRYVAGISKIGTLKRSTEVVTHRHGGDPSSSRKSPGRTEYDAIVLERGVTHDPDFEQWANKVWNYGSGLGAETSLADFRKDIIIEMYNEAGQLVIAYKVYRCWVSEWVALPELDANANAVAIQSIKLENEGWERDYTVAEPAEPSFVEP
- a CDS encoding GNAT family N-acetyltransferase, whose translation is MTSPRSVRPARPADVAALVDLVESAYRGERSRAGWTTEADLLAGQRTDPDMVAEAVSSPAGTVLVVEDGTEIVACCHLERRDDHVYFGMFAVAPGRQGGGLGRDLLAEAERHARERWHSGEMRMTVITQREDLIAWYERRGYVRTGELSPFPYGDERFGVPLRPDLAFETLRKKLG
- a CDS encoding phage tail sheath family protein, encoding MAATLSHPGVYIQEIPGGSRTITGVATAVAAFVGRALRGPVDVPVAISSYAEFERTFGGLWRDSGLGYAVRDFYLNGGNQAVIVRLARDATSAQLDLNGALTLEAVGPGGWGNGLHAEVTHASGEEATTVADQQGVDADELFHLTVREGPAENPVLIETYPNVTLVDGPRRVDTVLAASRLVRVGAAPALPGTGRPDAGGYDVDTADPAATGTDGTHLTAAEYSDGGALEGTKQGIYALRDADLFTLLCLPPSVPDQALDDTVWADALDFCVRQRAFLLVDPPPTETADTIRTWLGARGLTANGRNGALYFPRVRRPDPLRDGAVREFAPCGAVAGVMARTDAARGVWKAPAGVEAALAGVTGPALALTDGENGALNPYAVNCLRTFRATGTLVWGARTLRGADLLADEYRYVPVRRLALFLEETLVRATQWVVFEPNDEPLWAQVRASIGGFLQDLFRQGAFQGRTPREAYFVKCDSETTTQYDIDRGVLNILVGFAAVKPAEFVVIGIQQRTAAAAT
- a CDS encoding AfsR/SARP family transcriptional regulator; its protein translation is MWITTGTAPEAVPPHRAGWRLRLLGRFALDQDGEPVALPATAQRLVAFLAVRGASDRARTAWSMWANKPEERASADLRTALWRLRKAAPGLLTDSTGALALTGGVTVDTRCLAGRGPIDPAFLRRYAADGCPDLLPGWYDDWVLMHRELLRHRALRALEDAAGAAIRAGDPAAGLGWALEAVAADPLRESGHRLVLTALLADGNVSDALRHADLVVRLLAEQLGVRPSAQLMALIEEAGSRSAVAAGRARG
- a CDS encoding YciI family protein, translated to MFLVLLRRSGPRWDPARPMEEQSDWPAHSAFMDELLNAGFVVLGGPLADEHRVVLVVDAESEDVVRAALARDPWSETHLQVDSVQPWTIRLDGRRG
- a CDS encoding DinB family protein produces the protein MTWTAPEVSRPSDILIAPEADHLRNLLDWHRATLLHKCAGLDAEQLARAPLAFTNLSLLGLLRHMAKVERTWFRMLFRGEPLEALYSTADWRDGDFEGTDPASAQADYAVLIEETELARKAVATASMDDTFTFPDEDVASLRYVYLQMIAEYARHNGHADMLRQAIDGAKGV
- a CDS encoding TraR/DksA family transcriptional regulator — its product is MGTDLHDDRLTRLRATLTDDFAAQTARLTELTADTGDPGEAHTRAALIAATRQSLGEIGDALRRMADGGYGQCERCATPIPVERLEVVPHARFCVPCQQKQR